In Halobacterium sp. R2-5, the following are encoded in one genomic region:
- a CDS encoding lysylphosphatidylglycerol synthase transmembrane domain-containing protein, with amino-acid sequence MQRDDLLATVAGLASAALVFALMFYIVDAREVFRAASGADPVLLAAVAGTILLWNVSWGLALWNVVRALDIPLPVHTAVLVNAAGAFANHVTPFGQAGGEPVTAWLLSKTADTEYEVGLASITSLDAINVVPSLTFAAVGSLYYVTTETGGPLGVLPLAVITAAVALPLAALLAWRFRAPLRARFGTTATTALARVVSVVPRVSLPSADDLAARVSGFADALGRVAVSRERLAAAVGCSALGWAFQALGLWVTFLALDSFVPLYVPFFVLPLGKVGSVFPTPGGLGGTEAINVTLLTLLTAVSAPTIAAVVTIHSVGGYLLTSTVGAAATSALGVRS; translated from the coding sequence GTGCAGCGAGACGACCTGCTGGCGACCGTCGCGGGGCTCGCGAGCGCGGCGCTCGTGTTCGCGTTGATGTTCTACATCGTCGACGCCCGCGAGGTGTTCCGGGCGGCCAGCGGCGCCGACCCCGTGTTGCTCGCGGCGGTCGCGGGCACGATACTGCTGTGGAACGTGTCCTGGGGGCTCGCGCTCTGGAACGTCGTGCGCGCGCTCGACATCCCGCTGCCCGTCCACACCGCGGTCCTCGTGAACGCCGCGGGCGCGTTCGCCAACCACGTCACGCCGTTCGGGCAGGCGGGCGGCGAGCCCGTGACCGCGTGGCTGCTCTCGAAGACCGCTGACACGGAGTACGAGGTCGGACTGGCCTCCATCACCAGCCTCGACGCCATCAACGTCGTGCCGTCGCTGACGTTCGCGGCGGTCGGCTCGCTCTACTACGTCACCACGGAGACCGGCGGTCCCCTCGGCGTCCTCCCGCTCGCGGTCATCACGGCGGCTGTCGCCCTGCCGCTCGCCGCGCTGCTCGCGTGGCGGTTCCGCGCGCCGCTCCGCGCGCGGTTCGGCACCACGGCCACGACGGCGCTCGCGCGCGTCGTCAGCGTGGTTCCCCGCGTCAGCCTGCCGAGCGCCGACGACCTCGCCGCCCGCGTCAGCGGGTTCGCGGACGCGCTCGGCCGGGTCGCCGTCTCCCGGGAGCGCCTCGCCGCCGCCGTCGGCTGCTCGGCGCTCGGGTGGGCGTTCCAGGCGCTCGGCCTCTGGGTGACCTTTCTCGCGCTCGACTCGTTCGTCCCGCTGTACGTGCCGTTCTTCGTGCTGCCGCTCGGGAAGGTCGGCTCCGTGTTCCCGACGCCCGGCGGCCTCGGCGGCACGGAAGCCATCAACGTCACGCTGCTGACGCTGCTGACGGCGGTGAGCGCGCCGACTATCGCGGCGGTCGTGACGATTCACAGCGTCGGCGGCTACCTGCTGACGAGCACCGTCGGCGCCGCCGCCACCAGCGCGCTCGGCGTGCGCTCGTAG